In one Umezawaea sp. Da 62-37 genomic region, the following are encoded:
- a CDS encoding nitrilase-related carbon-nitrogen hydrolase gives MVSARNRAGLAVVATAALYFFGTGLHPVPWLTWLAPLPILLLAPAVSTRTAAATAFAAYLLGGSNVWHYYAVDLELPPPLLLPTLVLFPLLLTGATLLFRAALLRGHALVAAAVFPAGIAGAEYVVSLATPAGANWSLAPTQADLLPVLQIASLTGGWGVSFLVAMVPAVIAVASGERRAAVAGILLLGLASGYGFVRLATVDSAAVSPRITLLSARTDRDEVRMDTPAGHDLAAAYVDWLGTAPDDGTRIVVLSEKGFQADDTTLPTLLDPLSAAARARGVDVVVGVKVKSGGTLRNVAYYLSGQGAEPVVYVKNHLVPGLEDAFTAGTDLAFAPGRVGIAVCADLGHPAFGRAYGRAGAGLLVVPALDFTVDAWSQSRVQLLRGVESGFSVARAAHLGYLTLSDPTGRVVAQAATGSATPFVAVSGTLPMPEGGTFYARWGDWFAWLCLLLVVGYPTWCRSRSGRRSEVPASGGP, from the coding sequence ATGGTGTCCGCGCGTAATCGGGCTGGACTGGCCGTGGTCGCCACGGCGGCGCTCTACTTCTTCGGCACCGGGCTGCACCCGGTCCCGTGGCTGACCTGGCTGGCGCCCCTGCCGATCCTGCTGCTGGCGCCCGCGGTGTCGACCCGGACGGCGGCCGCGACGGCGTTCGCCGCCTACCTGCTCGGCGGGTCGAACGTGTGGCACTACTACGCGGTCGACCTCGAACTCCCGCCGCCGTTGCTGCTGCCGACCCTCGTGCTGTTCCCGCTGCTGCTGACCGGTGCCACGCTGCTGTTCCGCGCCGCGCTGCTGCGGGGGCACGCGCTGGTGGCCGCGGCGGTGTTCCCGGCGGGCATCGCGGGCGCCGAGTACGTGGTCAGCCTGGCGACCCCCGCCGGCGCGAACTGGAGCCTGGCGCCCACGCAGGCCGACCTGCTCCCGGTGCTCCAGATCGCCTCGCTCACCGGGGGATGGGGTGTCAGCTTCCTCGTGGCGATGGTTCCGGCGGTGATCGCGGTCGCCTCCGGTGAACGCCGGGCGGCCGTGGCCGGAATCCTGTTGCTGGGACTGGCGTCGGGATACGGCTTCGTCCGACTGGCCACAGTGGACAGTGCTGCCGTGTCGCCGAGGATCACGCTGCTGTCCGCTCGCACCGACCGGGACGAGGTGCGGATGGACACGCCCGCCGGACACGACCTGGCAGCCGCCTACGTCGACTGGCTGGGCACCGCGCCGGATGACGGGACGCGGATCGTCGTGCTGTCGGAGAAGGGTTTCCAGGCCGACGACACGACCCTGCCGACCCTGCTGGACCCGCTGTCGGCCGCGGCCCGCGCCAGGGGGGTGGACGTGGTCGTCGGCGTGAAGGTGAAATCCGGGGGGACCCTCCGCAACGTCGCCTACTACCTGTCCGGGCAGGGCGCCGAGCCGGTGGTCTACGTCAAGAACCACCTGGTGCCCGGCCTGGAGGACGCGTTCACCGCGGGCACCGACCTCGCGTTCGCGCCGGGCCGCGTCGGGATCGCAGTCTGCGCCGACCTCGGCCACCCCGCGTTCGGCCGCGCCTACGGTCGGGCCGGTGCCGGACTGCTCGTGGTGCCCGCGCTGGACTTCACCGTGGACGCCTGGTCGCAGAGCCGCGTGCAGCTGCTGCGCGGCGTGGAGAGCGGCTTCTCGGTGGCACGCGCCGCGCACCTCGGCTACCTCACGCTCAGCGACCCGACCGGCCGGGTGGTGGCGCAGGCGGCGACGGGGTCCGCCACGCCGTTCGTCGCGGTCTCCGGCACCCTGCCGATGCCCGAAGGCGGCACGTTCTACGCGCGCTGGGGCGACTGGTTCGCCTGGCTGTGCCTGCTGCTGGTCGTGGGCTACCCGACGTGGTGCAGGTCGCGTTCGGGGCGGCGTTCGGAGGTGCCCGCGTCGGGCGGTCCGTAG
- a CDS encoding TetR/AcrR family transcriptional regulator, whose product MPPSTGDRIAVIAHDLLVSEGSAAVTMRRVATAAGLTAMAIYRHFPNRESLLESVAETSFAELARAWGERDWSTDYQVQLDEALDAYLDFALERPHLYAFLFTEQRLGARRFPDEASASPTLSVLADALTSGMRAGILRQDDVWELSLVISATLHGLVQLRAGGRLALPDDDFRALCRTALGRVLDGVRA is encoded by the coding sequence ATGCCTCCCTCCACCGGTGACCGGATAGCCGTCATCGCGCACGACCTGCTGGTGTCCGAAGGGTCGGCCGCCGTCACGATGCGACGGGTCGCGACGGCCGCGGGGTTGACCGCGATGGCGATCTACCGCCACTTCCCGAACCGCGAGAGCCTCCTGGAGTCGGTGGCGGAGACGAGCTTCGCCGAACTGGCCCGCGCGTGGGGCGAGCGGGACTGGTCGACCGACTACCAGGTCCAACTGGACGAGGCGCTCGACGCCTACCTGGACTTCGCGCTGGAGCGGCCGCACCTGTACGCGTTCCTGTTCACCGAGCAGCGCCTCGGGGCCCGGCGGTTCCCGGACGAGGCGAGCGCGTCGCCGACGTTGAGCGTGCTGGCCGACGCGCTGACGTCGGGTATGCGGGCCGGGATCCTGCGGCAGGACGACGTGTGGGAGTTGTCGCTGGTCATCTCCGCGACGCTGCACGGACTGGTGCAGCTGCGGGCCGGTGGGCGGTTGGCGTTGCCGGACGACGACTTCCGGGCGCTGTGCCGGACCGCGCTGGGGAGGGTCCTCGATGGTGTCCGCGCGTAA
- a CDS encoding XRE family transcriptional regulator, with product MTTRTEQWLQVRAHLVAHRHALAARAAAEYPEITKVASTPLLANPGWLPPEPVPLADIGLGWHPDRVFGGVDGTVGPVLPPGAPTYSAAMAAHASPSVFTNRSTYRLLAADLAEPRLDFGTGRYFDGVDVGEASAHEYAARDLGLADALPLRASVGDPCDPARRPVNVAISTLTLRLDRSTGAATFFLHWRDPAKVGHAGGLYQVLPVGVFQAAGDEPWNTGNDFSLWRCVVREFAEELLGESEDHGADRAPVDYAAWPFAARMTAALGTGVRVSYLGMGVDPLTFATDMLTVAVFDAPLFDELFSGLVEDNDEGRVLEGLAFTAANVHRFVHDEPTQAAGAALLALAWEHRWSLLARGQACIRRKHRRVRCIHASLHR from the coding sequence ATGACCACACGAACGGAACAGTGGCTCCAGGTGCGCGCCCACCTCGTCGCGCACCGCCACGCCCTCGCCGCGAGGGCCGCCGCGGAGTACCCGGAGATCACCAAGGTGGCCTCGACGCCCCTGCTCGCGAACCCCGGCTGGCTGCCGCCGGAGCCCGTGCCGCTGGCGGACATCGGGCTCGGGTGGCATCCCGACCGCGTGTTCGGGGGCGTCGACGGCACGGTGGGCCCGGTCCTGCCGCCCGGCGCGCCCACCTACTCGGCCGCCATGGCCGCCCACGCGTCACCCTCCGTGTTCACCAACCGCTCCACCTACCGCCTGCTCGCGGCCGACCTCGCCGAACCGCGCCTGGACTTCGGCACCGGTCGCTACTTCGACGGCGTCGACGTCGGCGAGGCGAGCGCCCACGAGTACGCGGCCCGAGACCTGGGCCTTGCCGATGCCCTGCCGCTGCGCGCCTCGGTGGGCGACCCGTGCGACCCCGCCCGCCGCCCGGTGAACGTCGCCATCAGCACCCTCACCCTGCGCCTGGACCGCTCCACCGGCGCGGCCACCTTCTTCCTGCACTGGCGCGACCCGGCGAAGGTCGGCCACGCGGGCGGGCTCTACCAGGTGCTGCCCGTGGGCGTGTTCCAGGCGGCGGGCGACGAGCCGTGGAACACCGGGAACGACTTCTCGCTGTGGCGCTGCGTGGTCCGCGAGTTCGCCGAGGAACTGCTCGGCGAGTCCGAGGACCACGGCGCGGACCGCGCGCCGGTCGACTACGCGGCCTGGCCGTTCGCGGCCCGGATGACCGCCGCACTCGGCACCGGCGTGCGGGTGTCGTACCTGGGCATGGGCGTGGACCCGCTGACGTTCGCCACCGACATGCTCACCGTCGCCGTGTTCGACGCCCCGCTGTTCGACGAGCTGTTCTCGGGTCTGGTCGAGGACAACGACGAGGGGCGGGTCCTGGAGGGGCTCGCGTTCACCGCGGCGAACGTGCACCGGTTCGTCCACGACGAACCGACGCAGGCGGCCGGCGCGGCTCTGCTGGCGCTGGCCTGGGAGCACCGTTGGTCGCTGCTGGCCCGAGGACAGGCGTGTATACGCCGTAAACATCGACGTGTACGGTGTATACATGCCTCCCTCCACCGGTGA
- a CDS encoding STAS domain-containing protein encodes MTTLVLVQNATEGNFSVRVRQVSGTTIVTVVGEVDLDTAPELEFRLMDAADGSGPLVIDLTGVTFFASAGLACLLTARGRGGRPHLVVSPAVAKVLTLSDLEDFMPRSESLEDALDRVAS; translated from the coding sequence GTGACTACCCTGGTGCTCGTGCAAAATGCGACAGAAGGGAATTTTTCCGTCCGCGTGCGGCAGGTCTCCGGAACCACGATCGTCACGGTCGTGGGTGAGGTCGACCTCGACACCGCACCCGAGTTGGAGTTCCGCCTCATGGACGCGGCGGATGGTTCGGGCCCCCTCGTGATCGACCTGACCGGGGTGACGTTCTTCGCGTCGGCGGGCCTCGCCTGCCTCCTGACCGCAAGGGGCCGGGGTGGCAGGCCGCACCTCGTGGTGTCACCCGCTGTGGCCAAGGTGCTGACCCTGTCCGACCTCGAGGACTTCATGCCCCGCAGCGAATCGCTGGAAGACGCGCTGGACCGCGTCGCGAGCTAG
- a CDS encoding aminotransferase class I/II-fold pyridoxal phosphate-dependent enzyme, whose protein sequence is MRPFTRAVHVTAPTPSNSRPVSVPIFQTSNFAFDDPDALAEALESPDSGFVYTRYGNPTIRALEELVSGLEGGVAAVCTASGMAAISAVLLSTLRTGDHVIAQNCLYGGTSAMFDDLAARFGVDVTYIAGDDPAEVAAAARPTTRMLYLETIANPVTRVVDLPAFLAAGRAAGLLTVVDNTFATPMLCRPIEHGADVVLHSATKYLGGHSDVTGGVLVFADDDRYRQVWHHAMELGAAPDPFAAWLTIRGIQTLPLRMRQHCANAAVLAERLAAHPAVGSVRWPGHADHPDREVARGHLSDFGGVLAFDLLDGREAGHAFTKGVRLVKLAASLGGVESTVVHPASSTHRQLDAEALRAAGIGEGTVRLSVGIEDVEDLWDDLAEALPAL, encoded by the coding sequence ATGCGCCCCTTCACCCGTGCCGTCCACGTCACCGCGCCGACGCCGTCGAACTCCCGGCCGGTCAGCGTCCCGATCTTCCAGACCTCGAACTTCGCCTTCGATGACCCGGACGCGCTCGCGGAGGCGCTGGAGTCGCCGGACAGCGGGTTCGTCTACACCCGCTACGGCAACCCCACGATCCGGGCGCTGGAGGAACTGGTGTCCGGGCTCGAAGGCGGGGTCGCGGCGGTGTGCACGGCGTCCGGCATGGCCGCGATCAGCGCCGTGCTGCTGTCGACGCTGCGCACCGGCGACCACGTGATCGCGCAGAACTGCCTCTACGGCGGCACCTCCGCGATGTTCGACGACCTCGCGGCCCGGTTCGGCGTCGACGTCACCTACATCGCGGGCGACGATCCGGCGGAGGTCGCCGCGGCGGCCCGGCCGACGACCCGGATGCTCTACCTGGAGACCATCGCGAACCCGGTGACCAGGGTCGTGGACCTGCCCGCGTTCCTCGCCGCGGGGCGCGCGGCCGGGCTGCTCACGGTGGTGGACAACACCTTCGCGACCCCGATGCTGTGCAGGCCGATCGAGCACGGCGCGGACGTCGTGCTGCACTCGGCCACCAAGTACCTCGGCGGGCACTCCGACGTGACCGGCGGCGTGCTCGTGTTCGCCGACGACGACCGCTACCGGCAGGTGTGGCACCACGCGATGGAACTCGGCGCCGCGCCCGACCCGTTCGCCGCCTGGCTCACCATCCGCGGCATCCAGACGCTGCCATTGCGGATGCGCCAGCACTGCGCCAACGCGGCCGTGCTCGCCGAGCGGCTGGCCGCGCACCCCGCCGTCGGGTCGGTCCGCTGGCCGGGGCACGCCGACCACCCCGACCGCGAGGTCGCCCGCGGGCACCTGTCGGACTTCGGAGGGGTGCTCGCGTTCGACCTCCTCGACGGCCGGGAGGCCGGGCACGCGTTCACCAAGGGGGTACGGCTGGTCAAGCTGGCCGCCTCCCTGGGCGGCGTCGAGTCCACGGTGGTGCACCCGGCCAGCTCCACCCACCGCCAGCTCGACGCGGAAGCCCTGCGGGCGGCGGGTATCGGAGAGGGCACGGTGCGCCTGTCCGTCGGCATCGAGGACGTCGAGGACCTGTGGGACGACCTGGCGGAGGCGTTGCCCGCCTTGTGA
- a CDS encoding PLP-dependent aminotransferase family protein, whose product MTEPIPWPVDRLVAQLGRWSVSRGPLYLLLAERLRQLIDSGQLPPRAALPPDRVLAERLAVGRTTVVAAYDRLRQEHKLERHQGRGTWVAPAVLSGPRPGAVPLANPMFVNYLEPVEGVIPLACTAPHGPPPELARAYRRAVDRLPGPDSGDIGYHPTGHPALRSALAERYTLRGVPTTPEQILVTTGGQQALALLTRLFVGPGDTVLVQGPTYPGALELFRDAAAVLEPVPGDDVAAWTRALATRPRLAYLNPTNHNPTGTTMSALTRRRLVEVAAAQGVPLIDDEVLAGLSFDGEQPGGLAAHGPAITVGSFSKVVWGGLRTGWVRASESDIAQLARIKAIHDLGSAALEQLAAVELMPVLDDVSRRRGAELLRRHDHLCAELTGSLPQWDFRPADGGQCLWVRLPRGDASGFAQVALRYGVAVLPGTALDASGGSTDRLRIPFTAPPEEISDAVGRLAEAWDAYRRVGGPAPASLHAIVV is encoded by the coding sequence ATGACGGAGCCAATCCCGTGGCCGGTCGACCGGCTGGTCGCGCAATTGGGCCGCTGGTCGGTCAGCCGGGGGCCGCTGTACCTGCTGCTCGCCGAACGCCTGCGGCAGCTCATCGACTCCGGCCAACTCCCGCCGAGGGCCGCGCTGCCGCCGGACCGGGTGCTCGCGGAGCGGCTCGCGGTCGGCCGCACGACGGTCGTCGCCGCCTACGACCGGCTGCGCCAGGAGCACAAGCTCGAACGGCACCAGGGCCGCGGCACGTGGGTCGCGCCCGCCGTGCTGTCGGGGCCGCGGCCGGGCGCGGTGCCGCTGGCGAACCCGATGTTCGTCAACTACCTCGAACCGGTCGAGGGCGTGATCCCGTTGGCCTGCACGGCGCCGCACGGTCCGCCGCCGGAGCTGGCGCGGGCGTACCGCAGGGCGGTCGACCGGCTGCCGGGGCCGGACAGCGGCGACATCGGCTACCACCCGACCGGCCACCCGGCGCTGCGGTCCGCGCTGGCCGAGCGCTACACCCTGCGGGGCGTCCCGACCACGCCGGAGCAGATCCTGGTGACCACCGGCGGCCAGCAGGCGCTCGCGCTGCTCACCCGGCTGTTCGTCGGGCCGGGTGACACCGTCCTGGTGCAGGGCCCGACCTACCCCGGCGCGCTGGAGCTGTTCCGCGACGCCGCCGCCGTGCTCGAACCGGTGCCCGGTGACGACGTGGCCGCGTGGACGAGGGCGTTGGCCACCCGGCCCCGGCTGGCCTACCTGAACCCCACCAACCACAACCCGACCGGCACGACGATGTCCGCGCTCACCCGGCGTCGACTGGTGGAAGTCGCGGCGGCGCAAGGGGTTCCGCTGATCGACGACGAGGTGCTGGCCGGCCTGTCGTTCGACGGCGAGCAGCCGGGAGGGCTGGCGGCGCACGGCCCGGCGATCACCGTCGGATCGTTCTCCAAGGTGGTGTGGGGCGGCCTGCGCACCGGCTGGGTGCGCGCGAGCGAGTCCGACATCGCGCAACTGGCCCGGATCAAGGCGATCCACGACCTCGGCAGCGCCGCGCTGGAGCAGCTCGCCGCGGTGGAACTGATGCCCGTGCTCGACGACGTGTCGCGGCGGCGGGGCGCGGAACTGCTGCGGCGCCACGACCACCTGTGCGCCGAGCTGACCGGGTCGTTGCCGCAGTGGGACTTCCGGCCCGCCGACGGCGGCCAGTGCCTGTGGGTGCGGCTGCCGAGGGGCGACGCGTCGGGGTTCGCCCAGGTGGCGCTGCGCTACGGCGTGGCCGTGCTGCCCGGCACGGCGCTGGACGCCTCGGGCGGGAGTACCGACCGGCTGCGGATCCCGTTCACCGCGCCACCGGAGGAGATCAGCGACGCCGTGGGGCGGCTCGCCGAGGCGTGGGACGCCTACCGGCGCGTCGGAGGGCCCGCGCCCGCCTCCCTGCACGCGATCGTCGTGTGA
- a CDS encoding putative protein N(5)-glutamine methyltransferase, with translation MALPYSTIVTTLRAAGCVFAEDEARLLVESAATPTELAAMVDRRVQGLPLEHVLGWAEFCGLRVAVDPGVFVPRQRTEFLVRQAASLAPAGAVVVDLCCGSGAVGAVLARLVDDIDLHAADVDPAAVACARRNIPGDRVHEGDLYAPLPADLRGRIDVLVCNAPYVPTDAIGMMPPEARDYEPLVALDGGADGTDVQRRVAADAVRWLAPGGHLLVEAGKRQAPVTAAAFARCGLIPCVVTSDELDATVVIGSRPL, from the coding sequence ATGGCACTCCCCTACTCCACCATCGTCACGACGCTGCGCGCCGCCGGTTGCGTCTTCGCCGAGGACGAGGCCCGCCTGCTCGTCGAGTCGGCCGCGACGCCCACCGAACTCGCCGCCATGGTCGACCGCCGCGTCCAGGGCCTCCCGCTGGAGCACGTGCTGGGCTGGGCCGAGTTCTGCGGGCTGCGCGTCGCCGTCGACCCCGGCGTCTTCGTCCCGCGGCAGCGCACCGAGTTCCTGGTCCGCCAAGCCGCCTCGCTGGCACCGGCGGGCGCCGTCGTGGTCGACCTGTGCTGCGGCTCCGGTGCCGTCGGAGCGGTGCTGGCGCGACTGGTCGACGACATCGACCTGCACGCCGCCGACGTCGACCCGGCCGCGGTCGCCTGCGCCCGCCGCAACATCCCCGGCGACCGCGTGCACGAGGGCGACCTGTACGCACCGCTGCCCGCGGACCTGCGCGGCCGGATCGACGTCCTGGTGTGCAACGCGCCGTACGTGCCCACCGACGCGATCGGCATGATGCCGCCGGAAGCCCGCGACTACGAGCCCCTGGTCGCGCTCGACGGCGGCGCCGACGGCACGGACGTCCAACGGCGGGTCGCCGCCGACGCCGTGCGCTGGCTCGCGCCCGGTGGTCACCTGCTGGTCGAGGCGGGCAAGCGCCAGGCACCCGTGACCGCCGCCGCCTTCGCCCGTTGTGGACTCATCCCGTGCGTGGTCACATCCGACGAATTGGACGCAACGGTCGTGATCGGCAGCAGGCCGCTGTGA
- a CDS encoding FAD:protein FMN transferase — MTHVVEFPVWGTTAVLAVTDHPADAERLLRAVLDDFDLACSRFRSDSEISRLHASAGRAVRVGPVLAEALSVALRAARLTDGLVDPTVGAAVRALGYDRDFAAITDTAGDPLVPQPVPGWHRVLLDVERGEVVLPRGVELDLGATAKALAADRAARAISSTLDCGALVSLGGDVAMAGEVPPGGWRVALADDHRTAVLAPQAVVTVRHGGLATSSTTQRTWQRAGRTQHHIVDPRTGLAAEVVWRTATVAAASCVDANTAATAAVVLGHAAPAWLAEHGLPARLVSASGEVRAVAGWPAERERQVA, encoded by the coding sequence GTGACGCACGTCGTGGAGTTCCCCGTGTGGGGCACGACCGCCGTGCTCGCCGTGACCGACCACCCCGCCGACGCCGAACGGCTGCTGCGCGCCGTGCTGGACGACTTCGACCTGGCGTGCAGCCGGTTCCGGTCGGACTCGGAGATCTCCCGCCTGCACGCGAGCGCCGGGCGGGCGGTCCGGGTCGGCCCGGTGCTCGCCGAGGCGCTGTCGGTCGCGTTGCGCGCCGCCCGGCTCACCGACGGGCTCGTCGACCCGACGGTCGGCGCCGCGGTGCGGGCGCTCGGGTACGACCGGGACTTCGCCGCCATCACCGACACGGCCGGTGACCCCCTGGTGCCCCAGCCGGTTCCGGGCTGGCACCGGGTGCTGCTCGACGTCGAACGCGGTGAGGTGGTGCTCCCCCGCGGCGTCGAACTGGACCTCGGGGCGACCGCCAAGGCGTTGGCCGCCGACCGGGCGGCCCGCGCGATCTCGTCCACGTTGGACTGCGGCGCGCTGGTCTCACTCGGCGGCGACGTCGCCATGGCGGGCGAGGTGCCGCCCGGCGGGTGGCGGGTCGCGCTCGCGGACGACCACCGCACCGCCGTCCTGGCACCCCAGGCGGTCGTCACCGTCCGGCACGGCGGGCTCGCCACGTCGAGCACCACGCAGCGGACCTGGCAGCGCGCCGGGCGCACGCAGCACCACATCGTCGACCCGCGCACGGGACTGGCCGCCGAGGTCGTGTGGCGCACCGCCACCGTCGCCGCGGCGAGCTGCGTGGACGCGAACACCGCCGCCACGGCCGCCGTCGTGCTGGGCCACGCGGCCCCGGCGTGGCTGGCCGAGCACGGCCTGCCCGCGCGGCTGGTGTCGGCCTCCGGCGAGGTGCGCGCGGTCGCCGGGTGGCCCGCCGAGCGCGAGAGGCAGGTCGCCTGA
- a CDS encoding ferric reductase-like transmembrane domain-containing protein, with product MWLWYASRAGGLLTLVLLTGTFVLGLLTSGRHATAHWPRFAVAALHRNLSLLTLVFLAVHITTAIVDGYVALGWIDVVIPFASGYRPFWVGLGAVAVDALLAVVVTSLLRTRVPPKVWRGLHWATYACWPIALAHGVGMADTGLWWVWVLLGLCAAAVLGALVWRSLRTHQDTMARAGVR from the coding sequence ATGTGGCTCTGGTACGCCAGCCGCGCGGGCGGACTGCTGACGCTCGTGCTGCTCACCGGCACGTTCGTGCTCGGTCTGCTCACCAGCGGCAGGCACGCCACCGCGCACTGGCCGCGGTTCGCGGTCGCGGCGCTGCACCGCAACCTGTCGTTGCTGACGCTGGTGTTCCTGGCCGTGCACATCACCACGGCGATCGTGGACGGGTACGTCGCCCTCGGCTGGATCGACGTGGTGATCCCGTTCGCCTCCGGCTACCGGCCGTTCTGGGTAGGTCTCGGCGCGGTGGCGGTGGACGCGCTGCTCGCGGTCGTGGTGACCAGCCTGTTGCGGACCAGGGTCCCGCCGAAGGTGTGGCGCGGGCTGCACTGGGCGACGTACGCGTGCTGGCCGATCGCGCTGGCGCACGGCGTCGGCATGGCCGACACCGGCCTGTGGTGGGTGTGGGTGCTGCTCGGGCTCTGCGCCGCCGCGGTGCTCGGCGCGCTCGTGTGGCGCTCGCTGCGGACGCATCAGGACACGATGGCAAGGGCAGGTGTGCGATGA